Within the Planctomycetota bacterium genome, the region GCGCCCGTGACGCTCGCCGGCGCCCTGGCCCTGAACCTGGCCCAGGACGTCTTCACCCACGTCATCCACCGCGCGTACTTCGGCGGGCGGGCCTTCGGGATCGGCTGCGCCATATCCCCCCTCGACATGCGCACGGGCATGTACTGCTACGGCCGGCCCGAGCAGCATCTGGCCAACGTGGCCCTTGCCCAGATGGCCCGCCGCTACGGCGTGCCCTTCTGGGGCCACTGCGGCTCGTGCGACGCCAAGCGCCCGAGCGCCGAGGCCGGCTTTCAGAAGGCCCTGGGCGCTATGGCCTGCCTGATGGCCAGCGGGCACGCCAGCATCGCCACCGGGCTGCTCTCGGTGGACGAGGTGTTCTCGCCCGTGCAGATGGTGATAGACGACGAGATAGTGGGCGCGCTGAAACGCTTCGCCCGCGGCTTCGAGGTCAACGACGAAACGCTGGCGTTCGACCTCATCCGCCGGGTCGGCCCCGGCGGCGGGTTCCTCGACGCCGAGCACACGGTGCGTCACTTCCGCGGCGAGTTGTGGGAGCCGCTCGTCTTCGCCCGCGAAATGCTCGCCGGCTGGCAGCGCCACGGCTCGAGGAGCGACGCCGACGTCGCGCGGGAAGTTGCGCACGAACTGATGCGCCGCGACCCTATGCCCAGCCGCATCTCGGACGCGCTGGAGCGGCGCCTGCTCGCGGCCATCCGCAAGGCCACGAACGTGGAAGTGCAGGCCGTGGAACTGCCTTGACCTTCACGGGCGTGAGGGTAGAATTGGACGGAGAGGAGCCGCGCCGATGCCCCTTGTCGTTCAAGTCCTGCTCACCTTCATCCCCTGGCTGCCCTTCTCCCTGCTCGACGGCTGGAATGCGCTCGCAACGGCCCGCGTCGAGTCCCGGCTCAAGGCCATTCGCGACGCAGGCGACCCTGTGACGCTGGTTGACCTGGCCCAGCGCTACCCCGATCCGCCGCCGGGCAGGAACGCAGCGCTGCTGCTCCTGGCGGCCTTCGTGAAAATGGAGGCGCGCGAAGGCGAGAAAGCCGCCCTGGAGGACCGGCTGCCGCTCGTCGGCCAGGCCGTCCTTCCCACGCCCGACGAGCCTCTGGCGCCGCCCGTGCGGGCCGCGGTCCAGGCGTATCTGCGCGCGAACGCGGAGGCCCTCGCCCTGTTGCACAAGGCCGCGACGCTCGACGAGTGCAAGTTCGACCTCGACTTCGCGCAGGGCCCCGCCATGCCGCTGCCGCACCTGTCGAATCTCCGCGGCGCTGCGCGGCTGCTGGCCCTCGAGGCCATCGAGCGCACCGAGACCGGCAAGGCCGACGAAGCGGCCACGTCCCTTATCGCCTGCCTGCGCATGGGCGAGATGATCCGCCGCGAGCCGACCCTCATCAGCGGCCTGGTCCGCATCGCGTGCGATGCTATCGCCGTCAACGCCGTCGAGCGGTGGGCCAGCCGCGCGCGCCCCTCGCCCGAGGCTCTGGGCCGCGTGGAGGCGGCCCTCGCCGCGGCCGGCGACCGCAAGATCATCGAGTGGGCGATGGTGAGCGAGCGCTGCTTCGGCATAGATATCTACGAGAACCACGTGCTCAAGCCCGGCGGGGCGCAGGTGGCAGCGATGGTGGGCATAGACTTGCCCGTCGGCGCGCAGATGCTCTGGGGTGCCATCCCCCCGGCCTACTTCAAGTCGGACATGGCCCACTACCTGGACATCATGGGCGACTACGTGGCGGCGTCGCGGATGACGCCCTCCGAGGGAGCGCGGGCCGCGGCGCAGGCGAGGCGGAACCTCGAGGAACGAATCCCGCACTACTATGTGGTCTCGCGCCTGATCCTCCCCGCGCTTCAGCGCGTGTTCCAGTCGGGGCAGGAGCATCTGGCCCGCTGCGACAGCGCGCGGGTGGCTCTCGCCGCCCTGCGCTACAGGGCCAGGCAGCAGGCCCTGCCCCCAAAGCTCGAGGCGCTCGTGCCCGAGTACCTCGAGGCTGTGCCCGCGGACCCCTTCGACGGCAGGCCGCTGCGCTATCGAGCCGATGGCGCAGGCCTCGTCGTGTACGCGACAGGCTCGGATGGGAAGGACGACGGCGGCGACACGGAGCGCCGCGAGGGCAAGGCCCCGGACGTCGGCGTCCGCATCCGTTGGCCGAAGGCGCAGTTCTGACTTGTTCCGTGCCTTGACTCGGCGCCGGCTTTGCAGTATGGTGCCGGGGATTGTGCGATCGGCTCCCTGCGAGGGCCTGTTGGCCATGAGTGCGATGGGTTCGTTCCTGCGCCGCGTGCGGGCGGCCTTGGGCCATCGAGGGCTGCCGCAGCTTCTCGCGGGCGATGTGCGCGTGCGGCGCATGGGCTACCGCGACCTGCGCGCCGTGGTGGCCATCGAGAACGCCTCGTTCCGGGGGCCGTGGCGGCCCAACTCCTATGCGCGCGCCGTGGCCGACGCCCACCACAGCTTCTTCGTGGCCGAGGTGAACAGCGAGATCGTGGGCTATGCGGGCATGTGGGTGGAGGGCCATCAGGCCCACATCGCCAAGGTCGCCGTCCGCGAGGAACACCGCCGCCGCGGCATCGGCACCCTGCTGTTGCGCCACCTGCTCGACCACGCCCGGCGCCTGGGCCTGTCGCAGGCCTATCTGGAGGTCCGCCGGGGCAATCTCGAGGCCCAGGACCTCTACCGCCGCTTCGGCTTCCGCTTCGAGCGGGTGCAGCCCAACGCCTACCCGGATGACGGAGAGGACGCGTTGATCTTCGTGCTGCGTGGCCTGTTGGACATCAAGCCAGCTTCCTGAACTTCGACCGGAGACCCCATGGAACGCACGCTGGTCCTGATCAAGCCCGACGCTGTGCAACGGCGCCTGGTCGGGCGCATCGTGGCGCGGTTCGAGGCCAAGGGCCTTCAGCTCGTCGCCCTCAAGATGATGAAGGTTTCCGAGGAGCTGGCCCGCCGCCACTATGCGCCGCACGAGGGCAAGCCCTTCTACGAGCCGCTCATCCGCTTCATGACCGGCGGCCCCACCGTGGCCCTCATCCTCGAGGGCA harbors:
- the rimI gene encoding ribosomal protein S18-alanine N-acetyltransferase, with the protein product MSAMGSFLRRVRAALGHRGLPQLLAGDVRVRRMGYRDLRAVVAIENASFRGPWRPNSYARAVADAHHSFFVAEVNSEIVGYAGMWVEGHQAHIAKVAVREEHRRRGIGTLLLRHLLDHARRLGLSQAYLEVRRGNLEAQDLYRRFGFRFERVQPNAYPDDGEDALIFVLRGLLDIKPAS
- a CDS encoding trimethylamine methyltransferase family protein — its product is MRIGGPRPALTPHDEQAIHRALLRLCDEVGLLVESPAILDRLAAAGARVDRQAQRARLGPDFVERFIGDSARFDWDAAEPSVAGSAGVYHGYHLDPDTGRYEPWTLPLLLRYLKLAHHLEHTNGFVSVTFGIRGVPSAALEPFLHYLAFKLYGHSAAGVTDVRQAATVLDLCEAAAAELGDDGRRRFRGVVYLVSPLKLGHQEADVFTFFAERGIATGIGHMLSLGGTAPVTLAGALALNLAQDVFTHVIHRAYFGGRAFGIGCAISPLDMRTGMYCYGRPEQHLANVALAQMARRYGVPFWGHCGSCDAKRPSAEAGFQKALGAMACLMASGHASIATGLLSVDEVFSPVQMVIDDEIVGALKRFARGFEVNDETLAFDLIRRVGPGGGFLDAEHTVRHFRGELWEPLVFAREMLAGWQRHGSRSDADVAREVAHELMRRDPMPSRISDALERRLLAAIRKATNVEVQAVELP